From the genome of Verrucomicrobiia bacterium, one region includes:
- a CDS encoding cyclic nucleotide-binding domain-containing protein, protein MNTKLITASYRVWSPEMVCYGPIELTTLFEWVRERRVSPEHWIFSERRNTWVKAAQMDELKPLFDSSRRRPGHLLDVRQAGVNADALLRIKVFSGLNEDQLQAFIRYMEMVVLEPAALAVREGQRGDAMFLILEGEVRVRWLRHGKESIVTTLRTGDFFGEISLLDEGPRSADVIANEHTTLLKISKAAFTKLRSEAPSLAEPFLHSLSQILVGRLRQLNKRYVDSVLMLRALSEPTRVKTTRPAAKRAR, encoded by the coding sequence ATGAATACCAAACTCATTACCGCCAGTTACCGGGTATGGAGTCCGGAAATGGTCTGCTACGGGCCAATCGAATTGACCACTTTGTTCGAGTGGGTGCGCGAACGGCGCGTTAGCCCCGAACATTGGATTTTCTCCGAACGCCGCAACACCTGGGTCAAGGCGGCGCAAATGGATGAGCTTAAGCCGTTGTTCGATTCTTCACGCCGCCGACCCGGACATCTGCTCGACGTGCGGCAGGCGGGGGTGAATGCGGATGCGTTGTTGCGCATTAAAGTCTTTTCCGGACTGAACGAAGACCAGTTGCAGGCGTTTATCCGTTACATGGAAATGGTGGTGCTCGAACCGGCGGCGCTGGCCGTGCGCGAAGGCCAGCGTGGCGATGCCATGTTTTTAATTCTTGAAGGTGAAGTTCGCGTTCGCTGGTTGCGCCACGGCAAGGAATCCATTGTCACCACTTTGAGAACGGGGGATTTTTTCGGCGAGATTTCCCTGCTGGATGAAGGGCCGCGCTCGGCGGATGTGATCGCCAACGAACACACGACGTTGTTGAAGATTTCCAAGGCCGCCTTCACCAAACTGCGATCCGAAGCCCCGTCGCTCGCCGAACCGTTCCTACATTCGCTCTCGCAGATCCTCGTGGGCCGATTGCGACAGTTGAACAAGCGTTACGTGGATTCGGTGTTGATGCTGCGCGCGCTTTCGGAACCGACTCGCGTTAAAACAACCCGCCCCGCAGCCAAACGCGCCCGTTAA
- a CDS encoding insulinase family protein, giving the protein MSHNVSAFDPNDNAAPAMPSGVRIVTLENGLTIITREDHSAPVVSAQAWAMTGSIHEGRWLGAGLSHVLEHMLFKGTTTRPGSRIDQEVQEAGGYMNAYTSFDRTVYHIDVPNTGMETALSILCDIMQNASLPPETLAKELDVIRREMDMGQDDPGRRSGRRLFESAYTKSPYRYTVIGYLDIFNELKPEDIRQYYRERYAPNNLFYVVTGDFKHEDAVAQIRAAYAQTKFHVQPAAVLPAEPRQTAPREVIEEAPIELGYLHFAWHIPEVRHPDVPILDVLAVVLGNGRSSRFYQEVREKQGLVHFAEAWTYNPGNPGLFGTSAMIDADQFSAARNALLAEIEKLKSQLAPEAEVQKAKKQFISATLATRKTMQGQAQDLGNNWLAANDLNFSQHYLAAVQCVTPADLQRVAREYLRAENRTLYALLPEGATPAPAVVNESNSTHEIQKFTLANGLRLLVKEDHRLPFVEFRTVFRGGVLAEDKNNHGITQLMARLIIKGTKTRSAEQIASEIESLGGSLDSYGGNNSFGINAEILHPDFDAGLNLLADVILNPTFPAAQLEREREIQIAGIRNNRDDLLKSAFQSMRRELFGPAGYGLDNLGTEETLATLDSEPIAQFYRQLARPDNCVIAIYGDLKAEVARAAIEQRFGNWRAPSAPGPVAASAKSNPVQDGPRRVLQAREKKQAVVVIGFPGSTLDASDREALEILQEICSDLGSRLFLRIRENLGLAYYVGAQNLLGLTPGYFAFYAGTEPAQVARVETEMFKEIELLRTEGITASELKRAQAKLIGQRKIARQELGGFASTTALDELYGLGYGNTYREDEKVEAVTLDQVKRAAQKYLQPHLGVVAIINPEKPAR; this is encoded by the coding sequence ATGAGCCATAATGTTTCCGCCTTCGACCCCAACGACAACGCCGCACCCGCCATGCCTTCCGGCGTCCGGATCGTCACGCTGGAAAACGGACTGACCATCATCACGCGCGAAGATCACAGCGCGCCGGTGGTTTCCGCCCAAGCCTGGGCCATGACGGGCAGCATTCACGAAGGCCGCTGGCTGGGCGCGGGGTTGTCTCACGTGTTGGAGCACATGCTGTTCAAAGGCACCACCACCCGCCCCGGCAGTCGGATTGACCAGGAAGTTCAGGAAGCCGGCGGCTACATGAACGCCTACACCAGCTTCGATCGCACGGTGTATCACATTGATGTGCCCAACACCGGAATGGAGACGGCCCTCTCCATCCTCTGCGATATCATGCAAAACGCGTCCCTGCCCCCCGAGACGTTGGCCAAGGAGCTTGACGTCATCCGCCGCGAAATGGACATGGGACAGGATGATCCCGGACGGCGCTCGGGCCGGCGGCTGTTCGAGTCCGCCTATACGAAAAGTCCTTATCGCTACACGGTGATCGGCTACCTCGATATCTTCAACGAGTTAAAGCCCGAAGACATCCGCCAGTACTATCGAGAACGCTACGCGCCCAATAATCTTTTTTACGTCGTCACGGGCGACTTCAAACACGAGGACGCCGTCGCCCAAATCCGGGCGGCCTACGCGCAGACCAAGTTCCACGTCCAACCCGCCGCAGTGCTGCCCGCCGAGCCACGCCAAACCGCGCCGCGCGAGGTCATCGAAGAGGCGCCCATCGAGTTGGGCTACTTGCATTTCGCCTGGCACATCCCGGAAGTGCGCCATCCGGACGTGCCGATCCTGGACGTGCTGGCGGTCGTGCTGGGGAACGGACGCAGTTCGCGTTTCTACCAGGAAGTACGCGAGAAACAGGGTCTCGTCCATTTTGCCGAAGCTTGGACGTACAATCCGGGCAACCCCGGACTTTTCGGGACCAGCGCCATGATTGACGCGGATCAATTCAGCGCCGCTCGCAACGCTCTGTTGGCGGAAATCGAGAAACTGAAAAGTCAGTTGGCGCCGGAAGCCGAGGTGCAAAAGGCCAAAAAACAATTCATCAGCGCCACGCTGGCCACGCGCAAAACCATGCAAGGCCAGGCCCAGGACCTTGGGAACAATTGGCTCGCGGCCAATGATCTCAATTTCTCGCAGCATTATCTTGCCGCCGTTCAATGCGTCACGCCCGCGGATTTACAGCGGGTGGCGCGGGAATACTTGCGCGCGGAAAATCGGACGCTCTACGCGCTGCTTCCGGAAGGCGCCACACCCGCCCCGGCGGTGGTCAACGAAAGCAACTCCACCCACGAAATCCAAAAATTTACTCTCGCCAACGGATTGCGCTTGTTGGTGAAGGAAGACCATCGGTTGCCGTTTGTGGAATTCCGCACCGTCTTTCGCGGCGGCGTGCTGGCCGAGGACAAAAACAATCACGGCATCACGCAACTCATGGCGCGCTTGATCATCAAGGGCACCAAAACCCGAAGCGCCGAACAGATCGCCAGCGAGATCGAATCGCTCGGCGGCAGTCTGGATAGCTACGGCGGCAACAACAGCTTCGGCATCAACGCGGAAATTCTTCACCCCGACTTTGACGCTGGATTAAATCTATTGGCAGACGTGATTCTCAATCCCACCTTCCCGGCGGCGCAACTGGAGCGCGAGCGGGAAATTCAGATCGCCGGCATCCGCAACAATCGCGACGATTTGCTGAAAAGTGCCTTCCAGTCCATGCGCCGCGAACTCTTCGGGCCGGCGGGGTATGGGCTTGATAATTTGGGCACGGAGGAAACGTTGGCGACGCTGGACTCCGAGCCGATCGCGCAATTTTATCGGCAGCTTGCGCGCCCCGATAATTGTGTGATCGCCATCTATGGCGACCTCAAAGCGGAAGTCGCCCGCGCCGCAATCGAACAGCGGTTCGGCAATTGGCGCGCTCCGTCGGCGCCAGGGCCAGTCGCGGCGTCCGCCAAATCGAACCCGGTGCAAGACGGTCCGCGTCGCGTCCTGCAAGCGCGCGAGAAGAAGCAAGCCGTCGTGGTCATCGGTTTTCCCGGTTCGACTCTGGATGCGTCCGATCGCGAAGCGCTCGAAATTCTGCAGGAAATCTGCAGCGACCTAGGCTCGCGACTATTCCTGCGCATCCGCGAAAACCTCGGTCTCGCCTATTACGTCGGCGCGCAAAATCTTTTGGGACTCACGCCCGGTTATTTTGCTTTTTACGCCGGGACGGAACCGGCCCAGGTCGCCCGGGTCGAAACGGAAATGTTCAAAGAAATTGAACTGCTGCGAACGGAGGGAATCACCGCGAGCGAACTCAAACGTGCGCAAGCGAAACTCATCGGCCAACGCAAGATCGCCCGACAGGAATTGGGCGGCTTCGCCTCCACAACCGCGCTCGATGAGCTTTACGGTTTGGGCTACGGCAACACGTATCGCGAGGACGAAAAAGTGGAAGCCGTGACGCTGGACCAGGTGAAGCGCGCCGCGCAAAAATATCTTCAACCCCACTTGGGCGTGGTGGCGATCATCAATCCTGAAAAACCGGCGCGCTGA
- a CDS encoding sugar kinase, with the protein MNHGLKISPTGALDFLSLGALVHRLDPGIVPFRKATHCDIHVSGGEFNVAANLADCFRLNTGIATAMVNYPIGDLIAERIRAMGVKPFYQIFQHDGVRGPNMATVYSDRGHGVRAPVVFYNRSNEAAGRLKPGDFDWSKIFATGVRWFHSGGIFAALSETTGEVIIEAMRAAKAAGAVTSFDLNYRQKLWDIWGGQAQAVNVLGRIVEHVDVLVGNEEDLQKGLDIAGQDVEQKAKLDPSAFYATIERAVKKFPNIKIVGTTLREVHSTNRHSWATVAWVNGQTYQSPVCELDVWDRVGGGDGYAAGFFYGLLSGATEQEAVNLGWAHGALLTTFPGDTTMATLEQVKAFARGGTARIQR; encoded by the coding sequence ATGAATCATGGCTTGAAAATTTCCCCAACTGGCGCGCTGGATTTTCTTTCTCTCGGTGCCCTCGTGCATCGGCTGGATCCGGGTATTGTTCCGTTCCGTAAGGCGACGCACTGCGATATTCACGTCAGCGGCGGCGAATTCAACGTCGCTGCCAACCTGGCGGATTGCTTCCGGCTTAACACTGGAATCGCCACGGCAATGGTGAATTATCCGATCGGCGACCTCATTGCCGAACGCATCCGGGCGATGGGCGTGAAACCGTTCTATCAAATTTTCCAACATGACGGAGTGCGTGGACCGAACATGGCCACCGTGTATTCTGATCGCGGTCATGGGGTGCGCGCGCCGGTGGTCTTTTACAATCGCTCGAACGAAGCCGCGGGCCGACTTAAGCCAGGCGATTTTGATTGGTCAAAAATCTTTGCCACCGGGGTCCGGTGGTTTCATTCCGGTGGAATTTTTGCCGCGCTTTCGGAAACGACCGGGGAAGTCATCATTGAAGCGATGCGGGCCGCCAAGGCTGCCGGGGCGGTTACCTCGTTCGATCTGAATTATCGGCAGAAACTTTGGGACATCTGGGGCGGGCAGGCGCAAGCGGTTAATGTGCTGGGTCGCATTGTGGAGCATGTGGATGTGCTGGTGGGCAACGAGGAGGATTTGCAAAAGGGCCTCGATATCGCGGGCCAGGACGTGGAGCAGAAGGCCAAGCTGGACCCCAGCGCCTTTTACGCGACCATCGAACGGGCGGTTAAGAAATTTCCGAACATCAAAATTGTCGGCACCACCTTGCGCGAGGTTCATTCCACCAATCGCCATTCGTGGGCTACGGTGGCCTGGGTCAACGGTCAGACGTATCAATCTCCGGTTTGCGAGTTGGACGTTTGGGATCGCGTGGGCGGTGGCGACGGCTACGCGGCGGGATTCTTTTATGGTTTGCTGAGTGGCGCGACGGAGCAGGAAGCGGTGAACCTCGGTTGGGCGCACGGCGCGTTGCTTACTACTTTTCCGGGCGACACCACCATGGCCACGCTCGAACAGGTCAAAGCGTTTGCGCGCGGCGGCACGGCGCGAATCCAGCGGTAG
- a CDS encoding response regulator yields MSSQNQTANPPMIKPRRILVVDDEPFVCDAIRMMLAFDGHQVKTAGNAKEALQMFAPGEYDLVMTDYAMPEMKGDELADAIKALAPQQPIILITAYAEMLRFDDAPLRSVDFIISKPFLLETLRTAIQKTTGEPAAPV; encoded by the coding sequence ATGAGTTCACAGAACCAAACCGCGAACCCGCCGATGATCAAGCCGCGGCGAATCTTGGTAGTGGATGATGAACCATTCGTGTGCGATGCCATCCGGATGATGCTCGCCTTTGACGGGCATCAAGTGAAAACCGCCGGGAACGCCAAGGAGGCGCTGCAAATGTTTGCGCCCGGCGAGTATGATCTCGTCATGACCGACTACGCCATGCCCGAGATGAAAGGAGATGAACTCGCCGACGCCATCAAGGCGCTCGCGCCCCAACAACCGATCATTTTGATCACGGCGTATGCGGAAATGCTCCGCTTCGATGACGCGCCGTTGCGCAGTGTGGATTTCATCATCAGCAAACCGTTTTTGCTGGAGACGCTGCGCACGGCCATTCAGAAAACCACCGGCGAACCGGCCGCCCCGGTTTAA
- the cas10 gene encoding type III-B CRISPR-associated protein Cas10/Cmr2, with product MNWKAKLAAYLHDPPHKPVGIQHHEQERGSFLNRFGLSSEDMAAFEKSADWQAAAADRLIFPDPAKSKLRVDWKGSWMEFCHPLGGGRLRAGAFPPTAAQLEIEITRAVEAVALRDAQDWSAKFIAGWRLWPELAAREQNPHHAYLVADTRIPDHTLWHHNALAATFTGCNGKPAFLLFQIGPVQDFIAQARKTQDLWSGSYLLSLLIAQAMLAVADQIGPDAIIFPQLRGLPLADFHWWKRGYLGDLKFRASHPNELLTPNLPNRFLALVPTDQGTELAQTAAAAVHQTWNDIAAKVKTFLDKQLNGQCPDWDQHWTAQIARFPAVDWVVHPWSKTSEALQSAANGTPPLPGGWQKHALRQAQRWAEEFIPTNEREAYGPCSNAGFAWALHFATTDWKLAAAKNARGFAAWQSVGRLNADGVPKDHLDGRNEVLGGPDHERFWQVLRERCPKQFKGSQLYGALSVIKRLWPEVYLPDTLDLDCKDHGHPVFQPVDAIAQIDDAISNDQEGAETYYAVLCMDGDDMGQWISGSKAAPLLNSLAQEAQDYFRRHWQTGEGGLAADQVQRPLSPGYHVAISEALSNFSLYCAGPIVRAFGGQLIYAGGDDVLAMLPARNALDCAQALQLTFRGVNPDHPDAHASEEVKAVLGGLFDFPAPGFITCKRDAGYKTRLKPNWPLLVMGPKATASVGIAIGHVRSPMQDTIQAAREAERLAKEVPNKGAFALQVLKRSGEAVGFTARWSSGVVSVWSELEAGIHDLSGRFAYRYASLVKALVVTGGGPDGAGYASEWTETLREVIEAELRHVLIQQGDFKADKAREQAQHWCAILTEALNPRDYLHFWMTWAFINRLTKPSTDD from the coding sequence ATGAACTGGAAAGCTAAACTCGCCGCCTACCTGCACGATCCGCCGCACAAGCCAGTTGGCATCCAACACCATGAGCAGGAACGCGGCTCGTTTCTAAACCGTTTTGGTTTATCCTCCGAGGACATGGCCGCGTTCGAAAAATCTGCTGATTGGCAGGCTGCGGCTGCGGATCGTCTCATCTTTCCCGATCCGGCCAAGTCCAAATTACGGGTGGATTGGAAAGGAAGTTGGATGGAGTTCTGTCACCCGCTGGGAGGCGGCCGTCTCAGGGCGGGCGCATTTCCTCCCACGGCCGCACAACTGGAAATCGAAATCACCCGCGCTGTGGAAGCCGTGGCGCTCCGAGATGCCCAAGACTGGTCGGCCAAATTCATTGCTGGATGGCGGCTATGGCCGGAACTGGCTGCCCGCGAGCAAAATCCTCACCACGCCTATCTCGTCGCCGACACGCGCATTCCCGACCACACGCTCTGGCACCATAATGCGCTGGCGGCGACCTTCACGGGGTGCAACGGGAAACCCGCCTTTCTGTTGTTTCAGATTGGCCCGGTACAGGATTTCATTGCGCAAGCTCGGAAGACCCAGGATCTCTGGTCCGGCAGTTACTTGCTCAGCTTACTCATTGCTCAAGCCATGCTCGCGGTGGCTGATCAAATCGGGCCGGACGCCATCATTTTTCCACAACTGCGCGGCCTGCCCTTGGCGGATTTCCATTGGTGGAAGCGTGGCTACCTCGGAGATTTGAAATTTCGAGCCAGCCACCCCAACGAACTACTCACACCTAATTTACCCAACCGCTTCCTCGCACTGGTGCCGACCGATCAAGGAACGGAACTGGCGCAAACCGCCGCCGCTGCAGTCCACCAGACCTGGAACGACATCGCCGCCAAGGTCAAAACCTTCCTGGATAAGCAACTCAACGGTCAATGCCCTGATTGGGACCAACATTGGACCGCCCAGATCGCCCGTTTTCCCGCAGTGGATTGGGTGGTTCATCCGTGGAGCAAAACGTCGGAAGCCCTGCAATCCGCCGCTAACGGCACGCCTCCCTTACCTGGCGGTTGGCAGAAACATGCCTTGCGACAGGCTCAACGTTGGGCCGAGGAGTTTATTCCCACCAACGAACGGGAAGCCTACGGGCCATGTTCCAACGCTGGTTTTGCTTGGGCATTACACTTCGCCACCACGGATTGGAAACTTGCCGCCGCCAAGAACGCCCGCGGTTTTGCAGCATGGCAATCAGTCGGTCGGCTCAATGCCGATGGCGTCCCCAAAGATCACTTGGATGGGCGCAATGAAGTGCTGGGCGGCCCGGACCACGAACGATTTTGGCAAGTATTACGCGAGCGATGCCCGAAACAATTCAAGGGTTCGCAACTCTATGGCGCCTTGTCCGTGATCAAACGACTTTGGCCGGAGGTGTATTTGCCAGACACGTTAGACTTGGATTGTAAGGATCATGGTCATCCGGTGTTTCAGCCGGTCGATGCAATTGCTCAAATTGACGATGCGATTAGTAACGACCAAGAAGGTGCGGAAACCTACTATGCCGTGCTCTGTATGGACGGTGATGATATGGGGCAGTGGATCAGTGGCAGCAAAGCCGCGCCGCTGCTGAACAGCCTCGCTCAAGAAGCTCAAGACTATTTCCGCCGGCATTGGCAGACCGGAGAAGGTGGCCTCGCGGCGGATCAGGTTCAACGCCCGTTGTCGCCGGGTTACCATGTCGCGATTTCGGAAGCCCTTTCCAATTTCAGTCTCTACTGTGCGGGACCCATCGTGCGGGCTTTTGGAGGGCAGCTGATTTACGCGGGCGGCGACGACGTACTGGCCATGCTGCCGGCGCGCAACGCCTTGGATTGCGCGCAGGCACTACAACTGACTTTCCGAGGCGTCAACCCAGATCACCCAGATGCTCACGCTTCGGAGGAGGTGAAAGCTGTTCTTGGTGGACTGTTCGACTTCCCCGCTCCCGGCTTCATTACCTGTAAGCGTGACGCGGGCTACAAGACACGCCTAAAACCCAACTGGCCCTTGCTGGTCATGGGACCGAAAGCCACAGCCTCGGTCGGCATCGCCATCGGCCATGTCCGCTCACCGATGCAGGACACCATTCAAGCGGCGCGCGAAGCCGAGCGGCTGGCCAAGGAAGTCCCGAACAAAGGCGCTTTTGCGCTGCAAGTTCTCAAGCGCTCGGGCGAAGCCGTTGGTTTTACGGCCCGTTGGTCATCCGGAGTGGTGTCGGTCTGGAGCGAATTGGAAGCTGGGATTCATGATTTGAGCGGACGGTTTGCCTACCGCTACGCCAGCTTGGTCAAGGCCCTCGTTGTCACTGGCGGCGGACCGGATGGCGCCGGCTACGCCTCCGAATGGACTGAAACGCTCCGTGAAGTCATCGAAGCCGAATTACGCCACGTGTTGATACAACAAGGCGACTTCAAAGCGGATAAGGCGCGCGAGCAAGCACAACACTGGTGTGCAATTCTCACGGAAGCTCTCAATCCACGCGACTACCTCCATTTCTGGATGACTTGGGCCTTTATCAACCGCCTGACCAAACCCTCAACCGATGATTAG
- a CDS encoding type III-B CRISPR module-associated protein Cmr3 yields the protein MNPLLIEPTDVLFFRDAVPMSAGQGKGAGCRLPFPSTLHEAFRGSLLRTSGETIRSKQIEGRPRTASRSGNWHVDGHDGRTFIATKAYRSLRTIGPLPYQNGQLRLPVPNDVARAPDGRLSRLQLWRDAAVAARQTAPRPAEFRPFCLPMAITPPDKHGQLSGWWTTAQYRAYLDTARAPGEHKNSPGEFFRPLPTADLWVAESRVGVQINPRSSASVEGQLYASSYLRMGQRTRLVAWAEVADPLQARNGEAKARQHERDQLAGLDWLLLGGEFRLARLWHQTEDRQAIPDPLGELLLPPDPPSGDGPCLLKWILVTPAIFAHGSLPGWCWNASDGRPPGEVRLGASKRKADHGPLPTRGTNVGAGHCEPALRSGRPR from the coding sequence ATGAACCCACTACTCATTGAACCCACCGACGTTTTGTTTTTTCGCGATGCCGTGCCGATGTCCGCTGGCCAGGGCAAAGGCGCCGGGTGCCGACTGCCTTTTCCCAGTACGCTGCATGAAGCTTTTCGGGGCAGTCTATTGCGAACGTCAGGCGAAACCATCCGCAGCAAGCAAATCGAAGGTCGCCCGCGCACGGCGAGCCGCTCCGGCAACTGGCATGTGGACGGTCATGACGGCAGAACGTTCATCGCCACCAAAGCCTATCGCTCACTGCGCACCATCGGCCCGTTGCCCTACCAGAACGGACAGTTGCGGCTGCCGGTGCCGAATGATGTTGCGCGCGCTCCCGATGGTCGCCTGTCCCGATTACAGCTCTGGCGCGATGCGGCCGTTGCCGCCCGGCAAACCGCGCCACGTCCGGCTGAATTTCGCCCGTTCTGTCTGCCGATGGCGATTACACCACCCGACAAGCATGGCCAGCTTTCCGGCTGGTGGACCACGGCTCAATACCGGGCTTACCTCGATACCGCCCGCGCACCAGGCGAGCACAAGAATAGCCCCGGCGAATTTTTCCGCCCACTGCCGACTGCAGATCTTTGGGTCGCCGAGTCGCGCGTAGGCGTGCAAATTAATCCCCGCTCGTCCGCATCCGTCGAGGGGCAGCTTTACGCCAGCAGTTATTTGCGTATGGGACAACGCACCCGCTTGGTGGCTTGGGCGGAAGTCGCTGACCCTCTACAGGCCCGCAATGGCGAGGCGAAGGCCCGTCAGCACGAGCGCGATCAACTGGCGGGGCTGGATTGGCTTTTGCTCGGCGGCGAATTTCGCCTCGCCCGCCTCTGGCACCAGACCGAAGACAGGCAGGCAATCCCTGATCCGTTGGGCGAACTTCTCTTACCGCCGGACCCGCCGTCGGGCGATGGCCCTTGTCTGCTCAAATGGATTCTCGTCACTCCGGCAATTTTTGCGCATGGCAGCCTCCCGGGCTGGTGTTGGAACGCATCCGATGGCCGCCCCCCAGGCGAAGTCCGGTTGGGCGCGTCCAAACGAAAAGCTGATCACGGACCCCTTCCCACTCGCGGCACCAATGTTGGAGCTGGACATTGTGAACCCGCATTACGAAGCGGACGGCCGCGATAA
- a CDS encoding CRISPR-associated protein Csx3: MTLDVSTLYVATGTAKLADLPAYEARVRELVPPGADVTLTGPGPVWLYLRLAHRLHGRVRILTYTSPVSGPVEIFNHNPG, from the coding sequence ATGACCCTCGACGTTTCCACTCTCTACGTCGCCACCGGCACCGCCAAATTGGCCGATCTGCCCGCTTACGAAGCCCGTGTGCGTGAACTCGTTCCCCCCGGTGCGGACGTAACTCTCACCGGCCCGGGACCGGTCTGGCTTTACCTCCGTCTCGCCCACCGGCTGCATGGTCGCGTCCGCATCCTGACCTACACCAGTCCCGTTAGCGGCCCCGTCGAGATTTTCAACCATAACCCCGGTTGA
- the csm6 gene encoding CRISPR-associated ring nuclease Csm6 produces MKTERKPRARAKSNLAGKPPARSLPADTRKPDVKSRAVLLAVMGTSPAILTETVWALAQGDDRHPPVIPDEVVAITTCQGRDKINAQLLASPPDGSGQSIWQSLRRTLLGADAVAEPRLTLRIEVIARPAPLTGQLTLLTDILTLEDNLAAAEFIFQHVRAHVSADDTRLIASLAGGRKTMSSLLHATFSHLARPQDRLTHILVNEPFDGAVQPLFFYPGQPQQKLTDRGGKVWTARDARLLLADVPFAPMRLRFPDIEKIPMRFHTLLKTYSETWQRDATEPARIELHHTPPRVVVDGLSVELESERQLTVIQFLLRANRERWVQKNQDEALAIFKATHGYPPESGNVPPALKATLEKLSAAGQKKPGPEWIKNATTDDIKRPLSYWRRLLEKKGSRWVPPKRDLRFPPFELV; encoded by the coding sequence ATGAAGACCGAACGCAAACCCCGTGCCCGCGCGAAGTCCAATCTGGCCGGCAAACCTCCGGCCCGGTCACTTCCCGCCGACACCAGAAAGCCTGACGTGAAATCACGAGCGGTGTTGCTCGCGGTCATGGGCACCTCCCCGGCCATTCTCACCGAAACGGTCTGGGCCTTGGCCCAAGGCGATGACCGGCACCCGCCCGTCATTCCCGACGAAGTCGTCGCCATCACCACCTGCCAGGGACGGGACAAAATCAACGCGCAATTGCTCGCGTCGCCGCCGGACGGGAGCGGGCAAAGCATCTGGCAATCCCTCCGGCGGACGCTATTGGGCGCCGACGCGGTGGCGGAACCCCGGCTCACACTCCGGATCGAGGTCATCGCGCGCCCGGCCCCGCTGACCGGACAGCTCACGCTCCTGACGGATATTCTGACCCTCGAAGACAACCTGGCGGCGGCCGAATTCATTTTCCAACACGTCCGCGCCCATGTCAGTGCCGACGATACCCGACTCATCGCCTCGCTGGCAGGCGGGCGCAAAACCATGAGTTCCCTGCTCCACGCCACCTTCAGCCATCTGGCCCGACCGCAAGACCGCTTGACGCACATTTTGGTGAACGAACCGTTTGATGGCGCCGTCCAGCCGCTATTTTTTTATCCCGGCCAACCCCAGCAGAAACTGACGGATCGAGGTGGAAAAGTGTGGACTGCTCGGGACGCGCGGCTGCTGCTGGCCGACGTACCCTTTGCGCCCATGCGCCTGCGGTTTCCTGACATTGAGAAAATCCCCATGCGTTTCCACACGCTGCTGAAAACCTACTCGGAAACCTGGCAGCGCGACGCCACCGAACCCGCGCGCATCGAGCTGCACCACACGCCCCCACGCGTGGTGGTGGATGGTCTCAGCGTGGAACTCGAAAGCGAACGCCAACTCACCGTCATCCAGTTTCTGCTGCGGGCCAACCGAGAGAGATGGGTGCAAAAGAACCAGGACGAAGCGCTGGCTATCTTCAAGGCCACGCATGGGTACCCACCGGAATCGGGCAACGTACCCCCGGCGTTAAAGGCCACCCTTGAGAAACTCTCCGCCGCAGGTCAAAAAAAGCCGGGTCCCGAATGGATCAAAAACGCAACCACGGACGACATCAAACGTCCATTGAGCTACTGGCGGCGCCTTCTCGAGAAAAAGGGCAGCCGCTGGGTGCCTCCCAAGCGTGACTTGCGCTTTCCTCCCTTCGAATTGGTGTAG